A genomic segment from Nicotiana tabacum cultivar K326 chromosome 7, ASM71507v2, whole genome shotgun sequence encodes:
- the LOC107818886 gene encoding bZIP transcription factor 53-like, whose translation MSALRQSASSSASEDDQRYAGMDEKKRKRMISNRESARRSRMKKQKLLQDLTGEVSRLQAANKNIMAKIEETTERYTVCTAQNNVLRAQARELDDRLRYLNDVINDTGLAVDAADPLLKPLQIPCSMQPIASSGLFKF comes from the coding sequence ATGTCAGCTTTAAGGCAGAGTGCTAGTTCATCTGCATCAGAAGATGATCAAAGGTATGCAGGAATGGatgaaaagaagaggaaaaggatgATTTCTAACAGGGAATCCGCGAGGCGCTCGAGGATGAAGAAGCAAAAGCTTCTGCAAGATCTGACTGGGGAAGTGAGCAGATTACaggctgctaacaagaacattATGGCTAAAATTGAAGAGACCACAGAGAGATATACAGTTTGTACTGCACAGAATAATGTGCTGAGGGCACAGGCAAGGGAATTGGATGATAGGCTGAGGTATTTAAATGATGTTATTAATGACACTGGTTTAGCTGTGGATGCAGCTGATCCTTTGCTGAAGCCATTGCAGATTCCTTGTTCAATGCAGCCCATTGCTTCTTCAGGCTTGTTTAAATTTTGA